The Saccharopolyspora gloriosae genome window below encodes:
- the rpmD gene encoding 50S ribosomal protein L30 produces the protein MAQLKITQTRGLVGTKSNQRDSMRTLGLRKIRQTVVRPDDANTRGLVKAVHHLVTVEEVD, from the coding sequence GTGGCACAGCTGAAGATCACCCAGACCCGTGGTCTGGTGGGCACGAAGAGCAACCAGCGCGACAGCATGCGCACCCTCGGCCTGCGCAAGATCCGCCAGACCGTGGTTCGCCCTGATGACGCGAACACGCGTGGCCTGGTCAAGGCCGTGCACCACCTGGTGACGGTTGAGGAGGTCGACTGA
- the rplO gene encoding 50S ribosomal protein L15, whose product MVIKIHDLRPAPGSNRDKIRVGRGEGSKGKTAGRGTKGTKARKTVSPRFEGGQMPIQMRLPKLRGFKNRNRVEYQGVNLGRLAAAFPNGGTVGIDELISAGLANKGELVKVLGGGELEGVKLDVTAHAFTGSAQEKITAAGGSATKLES is encoded by the coding sequence ATGGTCATCAAGATTCACGACCTGCGCCCCGCGCCGGGTTCGAACCGGGACAAGATCCGGGTCGGCCGCGGTGAGGGCTCCAAGGGCAAGACCGCGGGCCGCGGTACCAAGGGCACCAAGGCTCGCAAGACCGTCTCCCCGCGCTTCGAAGGCGGGCAGATGCCGATCCAGATGCGGCTCCCGAAGCTTCGCGGCTTCAAGAACCGCAACCGGGTGGAGTACCAAGGCGTGAACCTCGGCCGCCTGGCCGCTGCGTTCCCGAACGGTGGCACCGTCGGCATCGACGAGCTGATCTCGGCCGGACTCGCCAACAAGGGCGAGCTGGTCAAGGTTCTCGGTGGTGGTGAGCTGGAGGGCGTCAAGCTGGACGTCACCGCGCACGCCTTCACCGGCAGCGCGCAGGAGAAGATCACTGCCGCGGGCGGTTCGGCTACCAAGCTGGAGAGCTGA
- the secY gene encoding preprotein translocase subunit SecY: MLGAFRSALATPDLRRKILFTLGMVVLYRLGATIPSPGVSYPNVQQCYQELQGSQSVFSLLNLFSGGALLQLSVLSLGIMPYITASIIIQLLQVVIPRFEQLKKEGQSGQAKLTQYTRYLAIALAVLQATGIVALAERGQLFPDCSADVIPDSSVLNLITIVVVMTAGAALLMWMGELITERGVGNGMSLLIFTSIAARIPAEGGKILQTHGGLVFTVVCLFAVAIIATVVFIEQAQRRIPVQYAKRMIGRRMYGGTSTYLPLKVNQAGVIPVIFGSSLLYLPQLLGQLAGNQDSWWARFIQTYIVDPSSWVHILLYMAMIIFFAYFYVSITFNPEERADEMKKFGGFIPGIRPGRPTAEYLSFVLSRITLPGSLYLGIIAILPNFFLGLTGQGGNQNFPFGGTAVLIMVNVGLDTVKQIESQLTQRNYEGFLR, encoded by the coding sequence GTGCTCGGCGCCTTCCGCTCGGCTCTGGCGACGCCGGACCTGCGCCGCAAGATCCTGTTCACACTGGGCATGGTCGTGCTGTACCGGCTCGGCGCCACGATTCCCTCTCCGGGGGTTTCGTACCCGAACGTCCAGCAGTGCTATCAGGAACTGCAGGGCAGTCAGAGTGTCTTCTCGCTGTTGAACCTGTTCAGCGGTGGCGCGCTGTTGCAGCTGTCGGTGTTGTCGCTGGGCATCATGCCCTACATCACCGCGAGCATCATCATCCAGCTGCTCCAGGTGGTCATTCCTCGCTTCGAGCAGTTGAAGAAGGAAGGGCAGTCCGGCCAGGCGAAGCTGACGCAGTACACCCGCTACCTGGCGATCGCGCTCGCGGTGCTGCAGGCGACGGGCATCGTCGCGCTCGCCGAGCGCGGCCAGCTCTTCCCCGACTGCTCCGCGGACGTCATCCCGGACAGCTCGGTGCTGAACCTCATCACCATCGTGGTCGTGATGACGGCGGGCGCCGCGCTGCTGATGTGGATGGGTGAGCTGATCACCGAGCGCGGTGTCGGCAACGGCATGTCGCTGCTCATCTTCACCTCGATCGCGGCCCGGATCCCCGCTGAGGGCGGCAAGATCCTGCAGACGCACGGCGGCCTGGTGTTCACCGTGGTCTGCCTGTTCGCGGTGGCGATCATCGCCACGGTGGTCTTCATCGAGCAGGCGCAGCGCCGGATCCCGGTGCAGTACGCGAAGCGCATGATCGGTCGCCGGATGTACGGCGGGACGTCGACGTACCTGCCGCTGAAGGTGAACCAGGCCGGTGTCATCCCGGTGATCTTCGGTTCCTCGCTGCTGTACCTGCCGCAGCTGCTCGGGCAGCTCGCGGGCAACCAGGACTCCTGGTGGGCGCGGTTCATCCAGACCTACATCGTCGACCCGTCCAGCTGGGTGCACATCCTGCTGTACATGGCGATGATCATCTTCTTCGCCTACTTCTACGTCTCCATCACGTTCAACCCGGAGGAACGGGCTGACGAGATGAAGAAGTTCGGCGGCTTCATCCCCGGCATCAGGCCTGGTCGGCCGACCGCCGAGTACCTGAGCTTCGTGCTGTCCCGCATCACGCTGCCCGGCTCGTTGTACCTGGGCATCATCGCGATCCTGCCGAACTTCTTCCTGGGCCTGACGGGCCAGGGCGGGAACCAGAACTTCCCGTTCGGCGGCACGGCGGTGTTGATCATGGTCAACGTCGGCTTGGACACCGTGAAGCAGATCGAGAGCCAACTCACGCAGCGGAACTACGAGGGTTTCCTCCGGTAA
- a CDS encoding adenylate kinase, with amino-acid sequence MVRLVLVGPPGAGKGTQAAVLGERLAVPHISTGDLFRANIGNSTPLGQKAKSYMDAGELVPDEVTNEMVRERLAEPDAQDGFLLDGFPRTTPQADVLGEILADNGMELTAVVQFDVPEEELVRRMLDRGRSDDTEDVIRRRLAVYHSETEPLLDYYRAKVVKIDALGSVEDITDRALDALGQKKA; translated from the coding sequence TTGGTGCGATTGGTTCTCGTCGGCCCGCCTGGTGCGGGCAAGGGCACCCAAGCGGCCGTGCTGGGCGAACGGCTCGCCGTTCCGCACATCTCCACCGGCGACCTGTTCCGCGCGAACATCGGGAATTCCACGCCACTCGGGCAGAAGGCCAAGTCCTACATGGACGCGGGCGAACTGGTTCCCGACGAGGTCACCAACGAGATGGTTCGCGAGCGGCTGGCGGAGCCGGACGCGCAGGACGGGTTCCTGCTCGACGGATTCCCGCGGACGACGCCGCAGGCCGACGTGCTCGGCGAAATCCTGGCCGACAACGGCATGGAGCTCACCGCCGTCGTCCAGTTCGACGTGCCCGAGGAAGAGCTCGTGCGCCGCATGCTCGACCGCGGCCGGTCGGACGACACCGAGGACGTGATCCGGCGCAGGCTCGCCGTCTACCACTCGGAGACCGAACCGCTGCTGGACTACTACCGGGCCAAGGTCGTCAAGATCGACGCACTCGGCTCGGTCGAGGACATCACCGACCGCGCGCTCGACGCGTTGGGCCAGAAGAAGGCCTGA
- the map gene encoding type I methionyl aminopeptidase has translation MFRRGKGIELKSVGEIEAMRAAGLVVASALAAVSAKAEPGVSTGELDEVAEQVIRDAGAVPSFQGYHGFPASICASVNEKVVHGIPSKSEVLADGDLLSVDCGAILEGWHGDSAVTLSIGAVSERDQALSDATRQAMWAGLQRAQAGAHLTDISHAVQTAAQAAGKSDGIDYGIIAEYGGHGIGTEMHMEPFLPNLGKPGRGPKLRVGMALAVEPMLTLGSVDTVELDDEWTVVTFDGSRAAHWEHTVAITEDGPWVLTAPEQ, from the coding sequence GTGTTTCGGCGAGGCAAGGGCATCGAGCTCAAATCGGTCGGCGAGATCGAGGCGATGCGGGCGGCGGGGCTGGTCGTGGCCAGCGCGCTCGCCGCGGTCTCCGCGAAGGCCGAACCCGGTGTCAGCACCGGTGAGCTCGACGAGGTCGCCGAGCAGGTGATCCGGGACGCCGGTGCCGTCCCGTCCTTCCAGGGCTACCACGGCTTCCCGGCGTCGATCTGCGCGTCGGTGAACGAGAAGGTCGTGCACGGCATCCCGTCGAAGTCCGAGGTGCTCGCCGACGGCGACCTGCTGTCGGTGGACTGCGGGGCCATCCTCGAAGGCTGGCACGGGGACTCCGCCGTCACCCTGTCGATCGGCGCGGTCAGCGAGCGCGACCAGGCGCTGTCCGACGCGACGCGCCAGGCCATGTGGGCCGGGTTGCAGCGGGCGCAGGCCGGAGCGCACCTGACCGACATCTCGCACGCCGTGCAGACCGCGGCGCAGGCGGCGGGCAAGTCCGACGGCATCGACTACGGGATCATCGCCGAGTACGGCGGCCACGGCATCGGCACCGAGATGCACATGGAGCCGTTCCTGCCGAACCTCGGCAAGCCCGGTCGCGGCCCGAAGCTGCGGGTCGGCATGGCGTTGGCGGTCGAGCCGATGCTGACGCTCGGCTCGGTGGACACCGTGGAACTGGACGACGAGTGGACCGTGGTCACCTTCGACGGTTCCCGCGCGGCGCACTGGGAGCACACCGTCGCGATCACCGAAGACGGGCCCTGGGTCCTCACCGCTCCGGAGCAGTGA
- a CDS encoding methyltransferase domain-containing protein, whose amino-acid sequence MSKQAKLREYRTFVTRAVRQPGTVGAVLPTSEHVARAVAEVVPASGTPTVLELGPGTGALSGALRERLPDGSDHLAVEIDPELVRYLNSTKPWLEVIEGDARHLVELLAAANRTQVDAVISSIPWTLLPADQQRALLREVSKVLTKEGVFTTVTYVTTLWRANTIAFTEILRETFEEVLPRSTVWRNVPPARVYVCRRPRH is encoded by the coding sequence GTGAGCAAGCAAGCCAAGCTGCGCGAGTACCGCACCTTCGTCACGCGCGCCGTCCGGCAGCCCGGCACCGTGGGTGCCGTGCTCCCCACCTCCGAGCACGTCGCGAGAGCGGTCGCGGAGGTCGTCCCGGCCAGCGGCACGCCGACGGTGCTCGAACTCGGGCCGGGCACCGGTGCGCTCAGCGGGGCGTTGCGCGAACGGCTGCCCGACGGCTCCGACCACTTGGCCGTGGAGATCGACCCGGAGCTGGTGCGGTACCTCAACTCCACGAAGCCCTGGCTGGAGGTCATCGAAGGCGATGCCCGGCACCTCGTCGAACTGCTCGCCGCGGCGAACCGCACCCAGGTGGACGCGGTCATCAGCAGCATCCCGTGGACGCTGCTGCCCGCCGACCAGCAACGCGCCTTGCTGCGCGAGGTCTCGAAGGTGCTGACGAAGGAAGGCGTGTTCACCACGGTCACCTACGTGACGACGTTGTGGCGGGCGAACACGATCGCCTTCACCGAGATCCTGCGGGAGACCTTCGAGGAAGTGCTGCCGCGCAGCACGGTGTGGCGCAACGTCCCGCCCGCCCGCGTGTACGTCTGCCGCCGCCCGCGGCACTGA